Genomic DNA from Acidisoma sp. PAMC 29798:
CAGAACCTCACCCGATGCGATCAGCCCCTTGAGGTCACCGCCGCCGTTGAGGGTGAAATGCACCCCCGTCTTGCCGGCGATCATCACGTCGCTGGCCACGTTGCGCTCCCCGTCCCGCACCTGGCGAACCCCCAGATACTTGAGCGGCTCCACGTAAGACGCCGGATCATACCCCTGATCGACATGGGTATTGACGCCCAGCGACTCCAGGAAGTCGCTGGCGCTTGCGGCAAGGCCGTGGGGCGGCGCCGGAGCCGCCGCCATCAGCGGAAGCGCCATCACAACCGGTGTGATGGCGCGTCGGCCGAGGGAGGCAAGCCGTGGAATTGCGACCATTCTCGTGGTCAATGCGCCCCGCTGCGTCCCAGCACCGCCGGGAAGGTCTTCAGAAGCACCGCGATGTCCAGCCAGACAGTCCAGTTGTTGACATACCAAACGTCGAGCTGAACGCGCCGGGCGTAGGAGGTATTGCTGCGGCCGCTCACCTGCCAAAGACCCGTCACGCCGGGGCGTGTGCCGTAGTAATGGGCGATGTCATCCCCATAAAAGCGTGCCTCGTTCTCCACAATCGGGCGCGGCCCGACCAGGCTCATGTGCCGAAGGAGCACGTTGATGAGCTGCGGCAATTCATCGAGGCTCGTCTTGCGCAGAAAACGACCGACCGGCGTCACGCGCGGGTCGCGGCGCAGCTTCTGGTTCGCTTCCCATTCGGCGGCGAGAGCCGGATCCTTCGCAAGCGCCTCCTGCAAAACGCGATCGCCATCCACCACCATCGTGCGGAACTTCAGGCACGGGAAAGACTGCCCGCCGATGCCAAGGCGGCGATGCGCAAAGAACATCGGCCCGCCGCTCCGCAGGTTCATCAGCGCGACGACCAGGAAGATGGGGCTCGTCAAGATCAGCAGGATCAGCGCGGCAGAGACGTCGAGGACCGTCTTCACGACCTGAGCCAGCGGCCGAGACGCCCCATGCCGGAAGGACAGCATGACGACGTCATGGCTGAAGAAGCGGGTCGCTTCCCAAGCGGCGGCGGGCAGGGCGTGGGACTCAGGGGCAATGGCAAAAGGAATGCGTTCGCGAAGCGCCGATTCGATCAGCTTCCTTTGCAGTGTCTTGTCACCGTCGAGGGCGAAAAGAATGCGGTCGGCGCGAAAGCGATCGATCAGCGGCCATAGCAGCGGGCCACCACGACGAACCGTCAGCTCAACGGGATCGACGCGGCCAACGATTTCGAAGCCGAGGCCGGGGTCCGATGCAAGGGCTGCCTCCGCAGCAATGGCGCTCGCGCCTTCGCCGACAAGCACGATGGAAAGCGTCCAAACGCCAGCCTTCGACAACAGATATTTCGTCATGGCATTGGCGAATGTCGCGATGATCGGGAAGAGGGTGAACACCGCCATGGTCGGAACGCGATCGACAATGTCCCGGTTCAGGATAGCGACCACCAACTCCGCCGCGACAGCCCAGAAGCTCGCATGGAAAATCAGTTTCAGCTCGGTCCAGAACGGGACACGCTGATTGTATCGGCCATTGAAGACGACATAAGCGATCGTCGCGGCATACAGAACGGCGACATCCCGGAAGGACGCAAAATGCCCAAAGGCATCGGCGGGTGCGATCGCGGCCGGAAGAAGGCCGCAGCCGATCGCCACGATCAGGATGCAGAGCGTGACGGCGAGGCCATCCGCGACGCCGAGTGACAAAGCGCATGTGATGGGTGAGAAGCCAAGCTTGGCCTTGGCTGGAACGCCAGGCCGCGTCATCGCCATCTCGGCTAACACTTGGTGACTCTTTAGAAATGCCAACGGACTCTCCCAACCACACGTAGTTGCGTCACGGGGAGTTCTATTCTGGACACCGCGTTCTGAGACGGCGGCTCTTCGGATGCATCCATCACCTGGAAGGGCATGAAACTTTCGCCACCCGCCACGAAGGTTC
This window encodes:
- a CDS encoding exopolysaccharide biosynthesis polyprenyl glycosylphosphotransferase, giving the protein MLAEMAMTRPGVPAKAKLGFSPITCALSLGVADGLAVTLCILIVAIGCGLLPAAIAPADAFGHFASFRDVAVLYAATIAYVVFNGRYNQRVPFWTELKLIFHASFWAVAAELVVAILNRDIVDRVPTMAVFTLFPIIATFANAMTKYLLSKAGVWTLSIVLVGEGASAIAAEAALASDPGLGFEIVGRVDPVELTVRRGGPLLWPLIDRFRADRILFALDGDKTLQRKLIESALRERIPFAIAPESHALPAAAWEATRFFSHDVVMLSFRHGASRPLAQVVKTVLDVSAALILLILTSPIFLVVALMNLRSGGPMFFAHRRLGIGGQSFPCLKFRTMVVDGDRVLQEALAKDPALAAEWEANQKLRRDPRVTPVGRFLRKTSLDELPQLINVLLRHMSLVGPRPIVENEARFYGDDIAHYYGTRPGVTGLWQVSGRSNTSYARRVQLDVWYVNNWTVWLDIAVLLKTFPAVLGRSGAH